Proteins encoded by one window of Flagellimonas lutaonensis:
- a CDS encoding thermonuclease family protein — protein sequence MEKVQIFWDPSGIELDQLGKKTKSGDPADGDTPYVRMPIRMLGIDTPETSYQGGETTANNKLNELKTLLETGNFDSWIDPELKAHIVPRLVSAGTRQITQGNQAKTVFKQLLDTRLAKPNGTNRSLFVMAADEHFDRYGRLLAYIAPSFTKTELATVSLEQRKTFNLLLLESGWASSIIIYPNLPKNSDLRLARTAVKNAVENNLGAWADPLMLTAYEYRMCIKLYNACKKAKASNGFFIRESDWVQRYCIDMTTLKVYNPQQYLKVKPENRLFIWPFEIRDAVGELNLIAAE from the coding sequence ATGGAAAAAGTACAGATTTTCTGGGATCCCAGTGGTATCGAACTCGACCAATTGGGCAAAAAGACAAAATCGGGCGACCCCGCCGATGGCGACACACCTTATGTGCGAATGCCCATACGCATGTTGGGCATCGACACACCTGAGACCAGCTATCAAGGTGGTGAGACCACCGCTAACAACAAACTGAACGAATTGAAAACGCTGCTTGAAACGGGAAACTTTGATAGTTGGATCGACCCTGAACTCAAGGCCCATATAGTGCCCCGATTGGTCAGTGCCGGTACAAGGCAGATAACACAGGGTAACCAAGCCAAAACGGTGTTCAAACAATTACTCGATACACGATTGGCCAAACCCAACGGTACAAACCGCAGTCTTTTTGTCATGGCAGCCGACGAACACTTTGACCGGTATGGACGCCTACTGGCCTACATTGCGCCCAGTTTTACAAAGACCGAGCTCGCCACGGTAAGTTTAGAGCAACGCAAGACCTTTAACCTGTTGTTGTTGGAGTCGGGCTGGGCCAGCAGCATCATTATCTACCCCAACCTACCCAAAAACAGTGATTTACGGTTAGCGCGAACCGCGGTCAAAAACGCAGTTGAAAACAACCTCGGTGCCTGGGCCGACCCGTTGATGCTAACGGCCTACGAATACCGTATGTGCATAAAGCTCTACAATGCCTGTAAAAAGGCAAAGGCGAGCAATGGTTTTTTTATCAGGGAATCTGACTGGGTACAACGCTACTGTATCGACATGACCACCCTTAAGGTCTACAATCCACAGCAATATTTAAAGGTAAAACCTGAAAACCGCCTATTTATCTGGCCCTTTGAAATTCGTGATGCGGTGGGCGAACTGAATTTGATCGCAGCGGAATAA